A region of Pyxidicoccus parkwaysis DNA encodes the following proteins:
- a CDS encoding AAA family ATPase, which translates to MAAELLSPVEAQGAADVAARLKDGLNTVLLDQESVVEQVVVAVLARGHVLLEGLPGLGKTELCKALARLLALPFRRIQFTPDLLPGDITGTYVLEGEGRRDFVFREGPLFASLVLADEINRSSPKTQSALLEAMQERSVTVLGQTRALPDPFFVLATQNPIELEGTYPLPEAQLDRFLFRIQVPPVGAKTLRTLLTTRVRGAPPELSPVLDASGLSRLFAAVDRVHLPGPVADFIGRLVEASDPRQPTAPDAVRRFVRYGASPRAALALAASGRALALLRGRPNVGFDDVVATAAAALNHRLVLAYEASLEKVTAPDVVRALLQAVPEVPRG; encoded by the coding sequence GTGGCAGCGGAGCTTCTCAGTCCCGTCGAGGCGCAGGGCGCGGCGGACGTGGCAGCACGGCTCAAGGACGGGCTGAACACGGTGTTGCTCGACCAGGAGTCCGTCGTCGAGCAGGTGGTGGTGGCGGTGCTCGCGCGCGGGCACGTGTTGCTCGAAGGCCTGCCAGGTCTCGGCAAGACGGAGCTGTGCAAGGCATTGGCGCGGCTGTTGGCGCTGCCCTTCCGCCGCATCCAGTTCACCCCCGATTTGCTCCCCGGCGACATCACCGGCACCTACGTGCTGGAGGGCGAGGGCCGCCGCGACTTCGTCTTCCGCGAGGGCCCGCTCTTCGCCAGCCTCGTGCTCGCGGACGAAATCAACCGCTCCAGCCCGAAGACGCAGTCCGCGCTCCTGGAGGCCATGCAGGAGCGCAGCGTCACGGTGCTCGGGCAGACGCGCGCGCTGCCGGACCCGTTCTTCGTGCTCGCCACGCAGAACCCCATCGAGCTCGAAGGCACCTATCCGCTGCCCGAGGCGCAGCTGGACCGCTTCCTCTTCCGCATCCAGGTGCCGCCCGTGGGCGCGAAGACGCTGCGCACGCTGCTCACCACGCGCGTGCGCGGCGCGCCCCCTGAGCTGTCTCCCGTGCTCGACGCGAGCGGCCTGTCGCGCCTCTTCGCCGCCGTGGACCGCGTCCACCTGCCCGGACCCGTGGCGGACTTCATCGGCCGGCTCGTGGAGGCCAGCGACCCGAGGCAGCCGACGGCGCCGGACGCGGTGCGCCGCTTCGTGCGCTATGGCGCCAGCCCCCGCGCGGCGCTCGCGCTCGCCGCCTCCGGACGCGCGCTGGCGCTCTTGCGCGGCCGTCCCAACGTGGGCTTCGACGACGTGGTGGCCACCGCCGCTGCCGCGCTCAACCATCGCCTCGTGCTCGCGTACGAGGCGTCGCTGGAGAAGGTGACGGCGCCGGACGTGGTTCGCGCGCTGCTTCAAGCGGTGCCCGAGGTGCCTCGTGGCTAG
- a CDS encoding ABC transporter permease, with protein sequence MDTAASTAPETAAPPAAAPVSPWWERWGDRLNPLVVKEVRQGLRTRTFWVCFGLMLLSCVVLSLVAYVEVREAAFASHGRSYFFSFFLCLGVVHFFVIPYNAYRSLAREREDETWVLLVLTGLGPRRILRGKMTSYLVQAALYASAVGPFLLFSYFLNGIALPTILIILALGAAWLVFLTLVGVCAATLADGRLGRAFIHFTLLAALATALVQGNVAAFVLSDEGDRLLRNDGFLYAVGISLLLMLTDGWLLFEAAASRLSLPTEDYTRGPRRALLAQVLVGMLCGVGVWWFEARDHTVPEIFGIVGALHLMAVGLFVATDVDGQARPLRSGTRPWSLLRPGALRGFRLVVLLLAAWGGLFLGLELLAADTPLRGDAMRMATVATPVYGILFLSVAVLLGRMARSDRLSSPAALRLLFVAAVGLASALPPLVAVLMELEGDDGLINLLNPVVGIVNFGGYDYTTGGPKMTWPLLGFVVGVTVLAAFAADRVLAEREKRAHAL encoded by the coding sequence ATGGACACGGCCGCGAGTACGGCACCGGAAACGGCGGCGCCTCCCGCGGCGGCACCCGTCTCCCCGTGGTGGGAGCGGTGGGGAGACAGGCTCAACCCGCTGGTGGTGAAGGAGGTGCGCCAGGGCCTGCGCACGCGCACCTTCTGGGTGTGCTTCGGGTTGATGCTGCTGTCGTGCGTGGTGCTGTCGCTGGTCGCCTACGTGGAGGTGCGCGAGGCGGCCTTCGCCAGCCACGGTCGGAGCTACTTCTTCTCGTTCTTCCTCTGCCTGGGCGTGGTGCACTTCTTCGTCATTCCGTACAACGCGTACCGCTCACTGGCGCGCGAGCGCGAGGACGAGACGTGGGTGCTGCTGGTGCTCACGGGCCTGGGGCCGCGTCGCATCCTGCGCGGGAAGATGACGTCGTACCTGGTGCAGGCGGCGCTGTACGCGTCAGCGGTGGGGCCGTTCCTCCTCTTCAGCTACTTCCTCAACGGCATCGCCCTGCCCACCATCCTCATCATCCTGGCGCTGGGGGCGGCGTGGCTCGTCTTCCTCACGCTGGTGGGCGTGTGCGCGGCGACACTGGCGGACGGACGGCTGGGCCGCGCCTTCATCCACTTCACGCTGCTGGCCGCGCTGGCCACCGCGCTCGTGCAGGGCAACGTGGCCGCGTTCGTCCTGAGCGACGAGGGAGACCGGCTGCTGCGCAATGACGGCTTCCTCTACGCAGTGGGCATCTCGCTGCTGCTGATGCTCACGGACGGGTGGCTCCTCTTCGAGGCGGCCGCGTCGCGGCTGTCGCTGCCGACGGAGGACTACACACGCGGGCCCCGTCGCGCGCTGCTGGCGCAGGTGCTGGTGGGCATGCTCTGCGGCGTGGGCGTGTGGTGGTTCGAGGCGAGGGACCACACGGTGCCGGAGATATTCGGCATCGTCGGCGCGCTGCACCTGATGGCGGTGGGGCTCTTCGTGGCCACGGACGTGGACGGTCAGGCCAGGCCGCTGCGCTCGGGGACGCGGCCGTGGTCGCTGCTGCGGCCCGGGGCGTTGCGGGGCTTCCGGCTGGTGGTGCTGCTGCTGGCTGCGTGGGGCGGGCTGTTCCTGGGGCTGGAGTTGCTGGCCGCGGACACGCCGCTGCGCGGAGATGCGATGCGGATGGCGACGGTGGCGACGCCCGTGTACGGCATCCTGTTCCTGTCGGTGGCGGTGCTGCTGGGGCGCATGGCGCGCTCGGACCGTTTGTCCTCTCCCGCGGCGCTGCGCCTGCTCTTCGTGGCGGCGGTGGGCCTGGCGTCCGCGCTGCCTCCGCTGGTGGCGGTGCTGATGGAGTTGGAGGGGGATGACGGGCTCATCAACCTGCTCAACCCGGTGGTGGGCATCGTCAACTTCGGCGGGTACGACTACACGACGGGTGGGCCGAAGATGACGTGGCCGCTGCTGGGCTTCGTGGTGGGCGTGACGGTGCTGGCCGCGTTCGCCGCGGACCGGGTGCTCGCCGAGCGCGAGAAGCGAGCCCACGCCCTGTGA
- a CDS encoding ABC transporter ATP-binding protein, with the protein MSLLEVKGLRRDFGSLRAVDEVSFSLEAGSILGFIGPNGAGKSTTLRILATLDVPTSGEVLLDGHSLVDAPDRARPLIGYMPDRYGTYDDVTVFEFLDFFARAYGLKGAQRTQRVDSVMAFTGLTPLADKLTTALSKGMRQRVALGRTLLHDPRLLLLDEPADGLDPRARIELRELLRALADQGKAVIISSHILTELAEICDTCAIIEQGRLLATGKVEDILQQGGGHAVEPELTVRLATGAEGDALWTRAERLLLEQPRVSRVAREGEALRVRLELEPGTGPAQVDAAAAVLLAALVSAGLPVCAFSARERNLEDAFMTVTKGRVA; encoded by the coding sequence ATGAGCCTGCTGGAGGTGAAGGGGCTGCGACGCGACTTCGGCTCGCTGCGCGCGGTGGACGAGGTGTCCTTCTCACTGGAGGCCGGCAGCATCCTCGGCTTCATCGGCCCCAACGGCGCGGGGAAGAGCACCACGCTGCGCATCCTCGCCACGCTGGACGTGCCCACCTCGGGCGAGGTGCTGCTGGACGGGCACTCGTTGGTGGACGCGCCTGACCGGGCCCGGCCGCTCATCGGCTACATGCCGGACCGGTATGGCACCTACGACGACGTCACCGTCTTCGAGTTCCTCGACTTCTTCGCGCGCGCGTATGGCTTGAAGGGCGCGCAGCGCACGCAGCGCGTGGACTCGGTCATGGCCTTCACCGGCCTCACCCCGCTGGCGGACAAGCTCACCACCGCGCTGTCCAAGGGCATGCGGCAGCGCGTGGCGCTCGGGCGCACGCTGCTGCACGACCCGAGGCTGCTGCTGCTGGACGAGCCGGCGGACGGCCTGGACCCGCGCGCCCGCATCGAGCTGCGCGAATTGCTGCGCGCGCTGGCGGACCAGGGCAAGGCGGTCATCATCTCCAGCCACATCCTCACGGAGCTCGCGGAAATCTGCGACACGTGCGCCATCATCGAGCAGGGGCGCCTGCTGGCCACGGGCAAGGTGGAGGACATCCTCCAGCAGGGCGGTGGACATGCCGTTGAGCCGGAGCTGACGGTGCGGCTGGCGACGGGCGCCGAGGGTGATGCGCTGTGGACGCGCGCGGAGCGGCTGCTGCTGGAGCAGCCCCGGGTGTCCCGCGTGGCGCGCGAGGGTGAGGCCCTGCGCGTGCGGTTGGAGTTGGAGCCGGGCACCGGGCCCGCGCAGGTGGACGCGGCGGCGGCGGTGCTGCTCGCGGCGCTGGTGTCCGCGGGGCTGCCGGTGTGCGCGTTCAGCGCCCGGGAGCGGAACCTCGAGGATGCGTTCATGACGGTGACGAAGGGGAGGGTGGCGTGA
- a CDS encoding DNA alkylation repair protein, whose amino-acid sequence MDLPETMRELESLGSEPTRKTFLRHGAPEPLFGVKFGDLEKLRKRIKTDAGLAEALWETGHSDARMLATMVADAAVMSWERLDAWAQALNWHSLVDVFVNNVALRSAHFKQAVETWTARSTEMQARAGWQLLAALATKTQHLTDDELAVWLPRLEQGIHSAQNRVREAMNTALIAIGGRGGPVGDAALEVAKRIGKVEVDHGDTACETPDAVQSIQKMRARKEGGVAKAAAVAKGAVDSVKDLAAKAQDVASSGAMSAVDSVKDLAAKAQDVASGAVSAVVHAKDVVAEAVSKVAKRARKVPEAARGAAKKARAKVSSVARKAPAPAKKALARKATRVTGTTPKAKKAAAKRGGTTTAKKATAKRGASSAARRTTVKPAAAAPKKTTVKRAAPAPKRATAKKAAPARSRTGARSRARS is encoded by the coding sequence ATGGACCTCCCAGAAACGATGCGCGAGCTGGAGTCGTTGGGCTCGGAGCCGACGCGGAAGACGTTCCTTCGCCACGGGGCTCCGGAGCCGCTCTTTGGCGTGAAGTTCGGGGACCTGGAGAAGCTGCGGAAGCGCATCAAGACGGATGCGGGGCTGGCCGAGGCGCTGTGGGAAACGGGGCACTCGGATGCGCGCATGCTGGCGACGATGGTGGCGGACGCCGCCGTCATGTCCTGGGAGCGTCTGGATGCCTGGGCTCAGGCGCTGAACTGGCACTCGCTGGTGGATGTCTTCGTCAACAACGTGGCGCTGCGCTCAGCGCACTTCAAGCAGGCGGTGGAGACGTGGACGGCGCGGTCCACGGAGATGCAGGCGCGCGCGGGCTGGCAGTTGCTCGCGGCACTGGCCACCAAGACGCAGCACCTGACGGACGATGAGCTGGCCGTGTGGCTGCCGCGCCTCGAGCAGGGCATCCACAGCGCGCAGAACCGCGTGCGCGAGGCAATGAACACGGCGCTGATTGCCATTGGCGGGCGCGGCGGCCCGGTGGGCGACGCGGCGCTCGAGGTGGCGAAGCGCATCGGCAAGGTGGAGGTGGACCACGGCGACACCGCCTGCGAGACGCCGGATGCGGTGCAGTCCATCCAGAAGATGCGGGCCCGGAAGGAGGGCGGAGTGGCCAAGGCCGCCGCCGTGGCGAAGGGCGCGGTGGACAGCGTGAAGGACCTGGCGGCGAAGGCGCAGGACGTGGCGTCGTCGGGCGCGATGAGTGCCGTGGACAGCGTGAAGGACCTGGCGGCGAAGGCGCAGGACGTGGCGTCGGGCGCGGTGAGCGCCGTGGTCCATGCGAAGGACGTGGTGGCGGAGGCGGTCTCGAAGGTGGCGAAGCGCGCGCGCAAGGTTCCCGAGGCCGCGCGTGGTGCGGCGAAGAAGGCTCGGGCGAAGGTGAGCAGCGTGGCCAGGAAGGCGCCGGCTCCCGCGAAGAAGGCGCTGGCTCGCAAGGCAACGCGTGTGACGGGCACCACCCCCAAGGCGAAGAAGGCTGCTGCGAAGCGCGGTGGCACCACGACGGCGAAGAAGGCCACGGCGAAGCGCGGAGCTTCCTCTGCGGCGAGGCGGACCACGGTGAAGCCGGCAGCCGCAGCGCCGAAGAAGACGACCGTGAAGAGAGCCGCTCCCGCGCCGAAGAGAGCCACTGCGAAGAAGGCGGCCCCGGCGCGGAGCAGGACCGGAGCCAGGTCTCGCGCCCGGTCGTGA
- a CDS encoding DUF58 domain-containing protein: MDEAAVARLVPGLGLALPRVPHRGRVGEVRATSAGSSLELHDFRAYQPGDDLRQVDWNAVARTGELILRIRQDEVSPRVEVVLDGSRSMALSPRKAACAREVALLTAEVASRQGLSPTLMVAGARPERVQGNACRTALQVAEFDARDDLSASLGRLPPLRPCGLRVVVSDFLFETDLPALCSRLARGASGLFLAQVLDAEDLDPSGGEGARLVDAESGAALEELLTEDVLAAYARRFAEHQRGLRAAAMRARGTLLTAPASESLDALVAGPLRPLFVAGGGA, from the coding sequence ATGGACGAGGCGGCCGTCGCGCGGCTGGTGCCCGGACTGGGACTGGCACTGCCGCGAGTGCCCCACCGGGGCCGCGTGGGCGAGGTGCGCGCTACGTCCGCCGGAAGCTCGCTGGAGCTGCACGACTTCCGTGCGTACCAGCCGGGCGACGACTTGCGGCAGGTGGACTGGAACGCGGTGGCGCGGACGGGCGAGCTCATCCTGCGCATCCGCCAGGACGAGGTGTCTCCGCGCGTGGAGGTGGTGCTGGATGGCTCGCGCTCCATGGCGCTGTCTCCGAGGAAGGCGGCGTGCGCTCGCGAGGTGGCGCTGCTCACGGCGGAGGTGGCGTCGCGGCAGGGACTGTCGCCTACGTTGATGGTGGCGGGCGCTCGGCCGGAGCGGGTGCAGGGGAATGCGTGCCGGACGGCGCTGCAGGTGGCGGAGTTCGACGCGCGGGATGATTTGTCGGCGTCGCTGGGGAGGCTGCCTCCGCTGCGCCCGTGTGGCCTGCGGGTGGTGGTGAGCGACTTCCTGTTCGAGACAGATTTGCCGGCGCTGTGCTCGCGATTGGCGCGGGGGGCTTCGGGGTTGTTCCTGGCGCAGGTGCTGGACGCGGAGGACCTGGACCCGTCGGGAGGCGAGGGCGCGCGACTGGTGGACGCGGAGAGCGGCGCGGCGCTGGAGGAGTTGCTGACGGAGGACGTGCTGGCCGCGTACGCACGGAGGTTCGCCGAGCACCAGCGCGGGTTGAGGGCCGCTGCGATGAGGGCGCGCGGGACGTTGTTGACGGCTCCGGCGTCGGAATCGCTGGACGCGCTGGTGGCCGGGCCGCTGCGGCCCCTGTTCGTCGCGGGAGGTGGAGCGTGA
- a CDS encoding VWA domain-containing protein: MTFSLPQAWVLLLPLGLFLWKYGRRPGPPMWLRAALLVLAVGALAGPELRLADAGSDVVVVVDRSASMPRDMDRTAQELISLLEAQRRPGDRVGVITFGREPRVEQSLTATGHFGGFTRPVDVEASDLSAALDAAGGLIPNERTGRVLVLSDGRATGVDARGASRRLAARGLAVDWRQLARSEPPLDVAVVSLDVPSSVAVREPFQFSAVVHSTAAVTGTVRLERNGRVLVKGPYDFVPGANVLPLRDLVEEPGLVRYQLTVEAPGDGVTENDKGLAVLRVEGPPRVLLLTNQPRGTLAKALAATGMKLEVRAPFRLTLDDLDGVGSLVLENVDANTLGEPGLNALAAYVEQAGGGLVMTGGRSSFGEGGYRKSPVEPLLPVSLEMREEQRRAAVALSVLMDCSCSMGVNVPDGRTKMELAAEGVVAALTLLNPKDEVSVHMVDTEAHEIFPLSSVEAGLPLNEVARGFSGGGGIYVGEALRTGRSEILRSKKPTRHVLLFSDAADSEEPDDYLRTLSELRSKDVTVSVIGLGSPKDSDAELLKEVATRGGGRIYFAEDAMSLPRIFSQETLTVARATFVDEPASIEGAPDLPLLGRLSPEGLPQVGGYNLTYLKPRASVALRTLDDNAAPVLAMWPRGAGRTVAFTAEVDGPYTGELRQWSSLRAALEAMVRWTLAGATPVGEAVVRSERRGHLLRVTLDLPPGEPLPGALPTLVLLPGEGRTAPVERPMRWEDEDRLVAEYPLQGSGTWHPVVRLGSRVLRAPPVTLPYAPEFEPGSAKEGLELLRAVAAVGGGVERLSMTGLFMEAPESQGRLALAPWLVGLALAVLLAEVAVRRFLSGPRLRRPVTAPVAKPAFAGAPAVNVSAAPARSAPVVERKPAVESEEQRAATPTEADAAKPKEGGVDSALEAARARARRRLDR, from the coding sequence ATGACCTTCTCCCTTCCCCAGGCGTGGGTGCTGCTGCTCCCGCTGGGCCTCTTCCTCTGGAAGTACGGACGGCGGCCGGGCCCGCCCATGTGGCTGCGCGCCGCGCTGCTGGTGCTCGCGGTGGGCGCGCTGGCTGGCCCCGAGCTGCGGCTGGCGGACGCGGGCAGTGACGTCGTCGTGGTGGTGGACCGCTCCGCCTCCATGCCTCGCGACATGGACCGCACCGCGCAGGAGCTCATCTCCCTGCTGGAGGCCCAGCGCCGTCCGGGAGACCGCGTCGGTGTCATCACCTTCGGCCGCGAGCCTCGCGTGGAGCAGTCGCTCACGGCCACCGGCCACTTCGGCGGCTTCACGCGGCCGGTGGACGTGGAGGCTTCCGATTTGTCGGCCGCGCTGGATGCGGCCGGTGGTCTCATTCCCAACGAGCGCACCGGGCGCGTGCTGGTGCTGTCCGACGGGCGGGCCACGGGCGTGGATGCGCGCGGCGCGTCGCGGAGGCTGGCGGCGCGGGGGCTCGCGGTGGACTGGCGCCAGCTCGCGCGGTCGGAACCTCCGCTGGACGTGGCCGTCGTCTCGCTGGACGTGCCCTCGTCCGTGGCGGTGCGCGAGCCGTTCCAGTTCTCCGCCGTGGTGCATTCCACGGCGGCCGTCACCGGCACGGTGCGCCTGGAGCGCAACGGCCGCGTGCTCGTGAAGGGCCCCTATGACTTCGTGCCCGGCGCCAATGTGTTGCCGCTGAGGGACCTCGTCGAGGAGCCGGGGCTCGTGCGCTACCAGCTCACGGTGGAGGCGCCCGGCGACGGCGTCACGGAGAACGACAAGGGGCTCGCGGTGCTGCGCGTGGAGGGGCCACCTCGCGTGCTGCTCCTGACGAATCAGCCTCGGGGCACGCTCGCGAAGGCGCTCGCGGCCACGGGCATGAAGCTGGAGGTCCGCGCGCCCTTCCGGCTCACGCTGGATGACTTGGACGGCGTGGGCTCGCTGGTGCTGGAGAACGTGGACGCCAACACGCTGGGCGAGCCGGGGCTCAACGCGCTCGCGGCGTACGTGGAGCAGGCGGGGGGTGGGCTCGTGATGACGGGCGGGCGCAGCAGCTTCGGCGAGGGCGGCTACCGCAAGTCGCCGGTGGAGCCGCTGTTGCCCGTGTCGCTGGAGATGCGCGAGGAGCAGCGCCGCGCGGCCGTGGCGCTGAGCGTGCTGATGGACTGCTCGTGCTCCATGGGTGTCAATGTTCCGGACGGACGCACGAAGATGGAGCTGGCCGCCGAGGGCGTGGTCGCCGCGCTCACGCTGCTCAACCCGAAGGACGAAGTGTCCGTCCACATGGTGGACACGGAGGCCCATGAAATCTTCCCGCTGAGCTCCGTGGAGGCGGGCCTGCCGCTGAACGAGGTGGCTCGCGGCTTCAGCGGCGGTGGCGGCATCTACGTGGGCGAGGCGCTGCGCACGGGCCGGAGTGAAATCCTCCGCAGCAAGAAGCCCACGCGGCACGTGCTGCTCTTCTCCGACGCGGCGGACTCCGAGGAGCCGGACGACTACCTGCGCACGCTGTCGGAGCTGCGCTCGAAGGACGTGACGGTGTCTGTCATTGGCCTGGGCTCGCCGAAGGACTCGGATGCGGAGCTCCTGAAGGAGGTGGCCACGCGCGGCGGCGGGCGCATCTACTTCGCCGAGGACGCGATGAGCCTGCCGCGCATCTTCAGCCAGGAGACGCTCACGGTGGCGCGCGCCACCTTCGTGGACGAGCCCGCGTCCATTGAAGGCGCGCCGGACCTTCCGCTGCTGGGCCGGCTGTCTCCGGAGGGGCTGCCGCAGGTGGGTGGCTACAACCTCACGTACTTGAAGCCGCGCGCCAGCGTGGCGCTGCGGACGCTGGATGACAACGCGGCGCCGGTGCTGGCCATGTGGCCTCGCGGCGCGGGGCGCACGGTGGCCTTCACCGCGGAGGTGGACGGGCCGTACACGGGAGAGTTGCGACAGTGGAGCTCGTTGCGCGCGGCGCTGGAGGCCATGGTGCGCTGGACGCTCGCGGGCGCGACGCCCGTGGGCGAGGCGGTGGTGCGCTCCGAGCGGCGGGGCCACCTGCTACGCGTGACGTTGGACCTGCCTCCAGGCGAGCCGCTGCCGGGCGCGTTGCCCACGCTGGTGCTGCTGCCCGGGGAGGGACGCACCGCGCCGGTGGAGCGGCCGATGCGCTGGGAGGACGAGGACCGGCTGGTGGCGGAGTACCCGCTGCAGGGCAGCGGCACGTGGCATCCGGTGGTGCGGCTGGGCTCGCGGGTGCTGCGCGCTCCGCCGGTGACGCTGCCGTATGCGCCGGAGTTCGAGCCCGGCAGCGCGAAGGAGGGACTGGAGTTGCTGCGCGCGGTGGCGGCGGTGGGCGGCGGGGTGGAGCGTCTGTCCATGACGGGGCTGTTCATGGAGGCGCCTGAGTCGCAGGGACGTCTCGCCCTGGCGCCGTGGCTGGTGGGCCTGGCGCTGGCCGTGCTGCTGGCGGAGGTGGCCGTGCGCCGCTTCCTCTCAGGACCTCGGCTGCGCAGGCCCGTCACTGCGCCCGTGGCGAAGCCCGCGTTCGCTGGAGCGCCGGCTGTGAATGTGAGCGCCGCGCCTGCCCGTTCCGCGCCCGTGGTGGAGCGCAAGCCCGCGGTGGAGAGCGAGGAGCAGCGGGCCGCCACGCCCACGGAAGCGGACGCCGCGAAGCCGAAGGAGGGCGGAGTGGACTCCGCGCTGGAGGCCGCGCGCGCTCGTGCCCGCCGACGATTGGATCGGTGA
- a CDS encoding BatA domain-containing protein — translation MSFGFPWGLLALGALAPLVAAYFLRRRQKPVVVSALFLWRTPRPRAEAGPRFERFTREASLLLEALAVVAVALFLADVRLGETARTRHLVLVVDGSLSMSAHGPDGVTVLEKVRQEAAKRVEEADATQVTVLASGIAPRVLAGPEAEPSRALAALESFHAQSADHDPMPTLIWAQELAGAGRRVVFLTDVAPENAALVPASVRWMALGTGRDNVALVSAQRRDDGATATVTLRVARFGGGQREVDARVRAKPGPGAKEGTERVERVQLPDEGTATVRLTFQGAGDVEVTLPDDALPEDGRVLLPPAPLRPVAVGLAEGLAPPERQALERFLAVAPEVEKGSSQGETLLIGPRGTDARVTVGTAGTLRTYVGPFFSEKGHPLLDDVQLAGVRWTAGDNPPGHPLVTAGESVLVSEEEGGRVHLNVDLTRSNVQRVAAWPVLLGNVVREARRTREGFPRKQLTLGEPLPVVTVSGARYTLVGPEGSRPVFGAGAVDLPPPSGPGRYVLERDGDEVDSAEVLALDPRESDLRGRGTADVAPRESGDDDERGAPGRARWPLVLLLVALVADFYVTRRV, via the coding sequence ATGAGCTTCGGCTTCCCTTGGGGGCTGCTCGCTCTGGGCGCACTGGCTCCGCTCGTGGCCGCGTACTTCCTGCGCCGCAGGCAGAAGCCCGTCGTGGTGAGTGCACTGTTCCTCTGGCGCACGCCGCGTCCCCGCGCGGAGGCGGGCCCTCGCTTCGAACGCTTCACGCGTGAGGCCTCCCTGCTCCTGGAGGCCCTGGCCGTGGTGGCCGTGGCGCTGTTCCTCGCGGACGTGCGGCTCGGTGAGACGGCGCGGACGCGGCACCTGGTGCTGGTGGTGGATGGCAGTCTCTCGATGTCCGCGCACGGACCGGACGGCGTCACGGTGCTCGAAAAGGTCCGCCAGGAGGCCGCGAAGCGCGTGGAGGAAGCGGACGCCACACAGGTGACGGTGCTGGCCAGTGGCATCGCTCCTCGCGTGCTGGCGGGCCCGGAGGCGGAGCCTTCACGTGCGCTCGCCGCGCTGGAGTCGTTTCACGCCCAAAGCGCGGACCACGACCCCATGCCCACGTTGATATGGGCGCAGGAGCTCGCGGGAGCGGGACGGAGGGTGGTCTTCCTCACCGACGTGGCACCGGAGAACGCGGCCCTCGTGCCGGCCTCGGTGCGGTGGATGGCGCTCGGGACGGGACGCGACAACGTGGCGCTCGTCTCCGCGCAGCGGCGGGACGACGGTGCCACGGCCACGGTGACACTGCGCGTGGCTCGCTTCGGCGGTGGACAGCGGGAGGTGGACGCACGGGTGCGCGCGAAGCCCGGCCCCGGTGCGAAGGAAGGCACCGAGCGCGTGGAGCGCGTGCAGCTCCCCGACGAGGGCACCGCCACCGTGCGCCTCACCTTCCAGGGGGCGGGCGACGTGGAAGTCACTCTGCCCGACGATGCGCTGCCCGAGGACGGCCGCGTCCTCCTGCCGCCCGCGCCGCTGCGTCCCGTGGCGGTGGGCCTCGCGGAAGGGCTCGCGCCTCCCGAGCGTCAGGCCTTGGAGCGCTTCCTCGCGGTGGCGCCCGAGGTGGAGAAGGGCTCGTCGCAGGGAGAGACACTGCTCATCGGGCCTCGGGGGACGGATGCGCGGGTGACGGTGGGCACGGCGGGGACGCTGCGCACCTACGTGGGACCGTTCTTCTCGGAGAAGGGTCACCCGCTGCTGGATGACGTGCAGCTCGCGGGCGTGCGGTGGACGGCGGGAGACAATCCTCCCGGACATCCCCTGGTGACGGCCGGCGAGTCGGTGCTCGTGTCCGAGGAAGAGGGCGGCCGCGTGCACCTCAACGTGGACCTGACGCGCTCCAACGTGCAGCGCGTGGCGGCGTGGCCGGTGCTGCTGGGCAACGTGGTGCGCGAGGCCCGGCGCACGCGCGAAGGCTTCCCCCGGAAGCAGCTCACGCTGGGAGAGCCGCTGCCGGTGGTGACGGTGTCCGGCGCGCGCTACACGCTGGTGGGGCCGGAGGGAAGCCGCCCCGTGTTCGGCGCGGGTGCGGTGGACCTGCCACCGCCCTCGGGTCCCGGCCGCTACGTGTTGGAGCGCGACGGTGACGAGGTGGACTCCGCCGAGGTGCTCGCGCTGGACCCCCGCGAGTCGGACCTGCGCGGGCGCGGTACCGCGGACGTGGCACCGCGCGAGTCCGGTGACGACGATGAGCGCGGCGCGCCGGGGCGCGCGCGCTGGCCGCTGGTGCTGCTGCTCGTCGCGTTGGTGGCGGACTTCTACGTCACGCGGCGCGTGTGA